In one window of Brachyhypopomus gauderio isolate BG-103 unplaced genomic scaffold, BGAUD_0.2 sc105, whole genome shotgun sequence DNA:
- the LOC143497301 gene encoding uncharacterized protein LOC143497301 → MHVVDASAYELQRLENITQKEAFLSSLNIWQAAEDLRQSEKPKPDVKRSKASLGKEQALQSPQKSLCLKEAQSLTPSGGSTLKHDIESREAEADVAEQRVMVLMVMDALLMLVLCWKVWKFSITCRVSAIHV, encoded by the exons ATGCATGTTGTGGATGCATCTGCTTATGAACTCCAGCGCCTTGAGAACATCACACAGAAGGAAGCCTTCTTGTCTTCTTTGAACATATGGCAA GCAGCTGAGGATCTGAGGCAGTCAGAAAAGCCAAAGCCAGATGTCAAGAG GTCAAAGGCTTCATTAGGAAAAGAGCAGGCTCTGCAGTCTCCCCAGAAATCCCTCTGTCTTAAAGAAGCACAAAGCCTTACCCCCAGTGGTGGATCAACCCTTAAACAC GACATTGAATCCAGAGAGGCTGAGGCAGATGTTGCCGAGCAGAGGGTCATGGTCCTGATGGTAATGGACGCTttgctgatgttggtgttgtGCTGGAAGGTGTGGAAGTTCTCCATAACCTGCAGAGTGTCAGCCATACATGTGTGA